A single region of the Salicibibacter cibi genome encodes:
- a CDS encoding glutathione peroxidase, which translates to MSIFDAKLELVGEGTQTLQTYEGNVLLVVNTASKCGFASQMKQLQHLYDRYKEQGFYVLGFPNDQFMNQEPLDSEEIPDYFKEKYGVTFPIFKKTAVRGENISPLFEQLTNETRGVGSNKIKWNFTKFLIGRDGTVLYRYSPSTNPEKIEIDIKEALK; encoded by the coding sequence ATGAGTATTTTTGATGCAAAACTGGAGTTGGTAGGTGAAGGAACGCAAACATTGCAAACGTATGAAGGAAATGTATTGCTTGTTGTAAACACGGCCAGCAAATGCGGATTTGCATCGCAAATGAAACAGTTGCAACATCTCTACGACAGGTACAAAGAGCAAGGCTTCTATGTATTGGGTTTCCCGAACGACCAGTTCATGAATCAGGAACCGTTGGATAGTGAAGAGATCCCCGATTATTTCAAAGAAAAATACGGAGTCACATTCCCAATCTTTAAAAAAACAGCGGTGCGGGGCGAAAACATATCTCCCTTATTTGAACAACTCACAAACGAAACTAGGGGCGTAGGCTCAAATAAAATTAAATGGAATTTCACAAAGTTTCTCATCGGACGTGATGGAACAGTGTTGTATCGGTATTCCCCGAGCACCAACCCGGAAAAAATTGAAATCGACATCAAGGAAGCATTAAAATAA
- the pdxK gene encoding pyridoxine/pyridoxal/pyridoxamine kinase yields MSIYRALTIAGSDASGGAGIGADLKTFQDLGVYGMSALTTIVAMKPETWEHQVFPQDIKTVEAQLETILSIGVDAMKTGMLASVDVIELAARKIEENGLQRAVIDPVLVCKGEDEVLHPETADALREILVPKALVATPNLFEAAQLAQMKTITTVEGMKEAAKRIHNNGTTYVVVKGGKQLDDDRAIDIVYDGDTFKMLETEKVAHAYNHGAGCTFAAAITAELAKGSDVHDAVTTAKQFVTAAITHGWRMNEHVGAVMHGAYRKYGVETNIEKQKV; encoded by the coding sequence ATGTCCATTTATAGAGCGTTGACGATCGCCGGTTCTGACGCAAGTGGCGGCGCCGGTATCGGAGCCGATTTGAAAACATTTCAGGATCTGGGCGTTTACGGAATGAGTGCGCTGACGACGATTGTGGCTATGAAGCCGGAAACATGGGAACATCAAGTTTTTCCCCAAGATATCAAAACCGTAGAAGCGCAGTTGGAAACCATTCTGTCTATTGGGGTCGATGCCATGAAAACAGGCATGCTTGCGTCCGTGGACGTCATTGAACTGGCCGCGCGCAAAATAGAGGAAAATGGCCTGCAAAGAGCCGTCATTGATCCGGTGCTCGTCTGCAAAGGGGAAGATGAGGTTTTGCATCCGGAAACAGCGGACGCATTGAGAGAAATACTCGTACCGAAAGCTTTGGTCGCGACACCGAATTTATTCGAAGCAGCTCAGCTGGCGCAAATGAAGACGATCACTACGGTTGAAGGTATGAAGGAAGCAGCAAAACGCATTCATAACAACGGCACAACGTACGTCGTTGTCAAAGGCGGGAAACAGCTTGACGATGATCGTGCGATCGACATCGTTTACGATGGAGATACGTTTAAAATGTTAGAAACCGAAAAAGTAGCCCACGCTTATAATCATGGTGCCGGCTGTACGTTTGCAGCCGCTATTACGGCTGAACTCGCGAAAGGAAGCGATGTACACGACGCCGTCACGACTGCCAAACAATTCGTCACCGCAGCCATCACCCACGGATGGCGCATGAATGAACACGTGGGCGCCGTTATGCACGGAGCCTATCGGAAATACGGAGTCGAAACGAACATCGAAAAACAGAAAGTATGA
- a CDS encoding NADPH-dependent FMN reductase has protein sequence MANKRNILGISGSLRRDSFNRHVLAAATELAEADVALSTYDLAAVPLFNGDLEEGGDPASVAEFKRAILDSDGIFIVTPEYHHGMPGVLKNAIDWAGSDANHNVLKGMPTATIGASPTMFGTAFSQQQLKQSLVAAGASVMQQPSVFIAHANKKIAKNGAITDEDTKAMIASSLRAFSEWIDHKEK, from the coding sequence ATGGCAAATAAACGAAACATTTTAGGAATCAGCGGCAGTTTGCGACGGGATTCATTCAATCGACATGTATTAGCTGCAGCAACCGAACTTGCGGAAGCGGATGTGGCGTTAAGCACTTATGATTTGGCGGCAGTCCCCCTTTTCAATGGAGACTTGGAAGAAGGGGGCGATCCGGCCAGCGTTGCCGAGTTTAAACGGGCGATATTGGATAGTGATGGCATTTTCATCGTCACCCCGGAATATCATCATGGCATGCCCGGCGTTTTGAAAAATGCCATCGATTGGGCGGGAAGTGATGCCAATCATAACGTGCTCAAAGGCATGCCTACGGCGACGATCGGTGCCTCGCCAACGATGTTCGGCACCGCTTTTTCCCAACAACAGCTGAAACAATCCCTTGTAGCCGCCGGCGCTTCGGTCATGCAACAGCCAAGTGTCTTCATTGCACATGCGAATAAAAAAATTGCTAAAAACGGTGCCATTACCGACGAAGACACGAAGGCAATGATTGCCTCTTCATTGCGCGCATTCTCCGAATGGATCGACCATAAAGAAAAATAG
- the fumC gene encoding class II fumarate hydratase, producing MEYRIEKDTLGEMEVPADKHWGAQTERSVRNFPIGKEQMPREVVYGFATLKKSAARANESLGKLDSDKADAISKAADEVLAGDWDSHFPLVVWQTGSGTQSNMNMNEVLARRGTEILHEQGKDAAIHPNDDVNRSQSSNDTFPTAMHVAAVTEVKHKLLPVLQTLKNTVAEKAESFNDIIKIGRTHLQDATPLTVGQEFSGWQEMLRKSEKMIAESIEYLNDLAIGGTAVGTGINAHPQFGEKTAGFINEETGLSFKSAPNKFHALTSHDDISHAHGALKALAADLMKIANDVRWLSSGPRSGIGELTIPANEPGSSIMPGKVNPTQSEALTMVCTQVMGNDATIGFSASQGNFELNVFKPVIIYNFLQSAQLLTDAMQSFHDRCIVGIEPEKENIDAHVRNSLMLVTALNPHIGYEKAAAIAKKAHVEGVTLKEAAVNSGELTEEQFNEWVDPAKMVQPSE from the coding sequence ATGGAATATCGGATTGAAAAAGACACGCTCGGCGAAATGGAAGTGCCGGCGGATAAGCATTGGGGTGCACAAACGGAAAGAAGTGTACGAAACTTCCCGATCGGAAAAGAACAAATGCCGCGAGAAGTCGTGTATGGTTTTGCGACATTGAAAAAATCAGCGGCAAGGGCGAACGAAAGCTTGGGCAAATTGGACAGCGACAAAGCAGACGCTATCTCCAAAGCGGCAGATGAAGTGCTTGCGGGCGATTGGGACAGCCACTTCCCGCTCGTTGTATGGCAAACCGGCAGCGGCACCCAATCGAACATGAACATGAACGAAGTACTCGCACGCCGGGGAACGGAAATCCTTCATGAACAGGGAAAAGATGCAGCCATTCACCCGAATGACGACGTCAATCGTTCCCAAAGTTCCAACGACACGTTTCCGACAGCAATGCACGTTGCCGCAGTTACGGAAGTTAAGCATAAGTTGTTGCCTGTTTTGCAAACGTTAAAAAATACAGTCGCCGAGAAAGCGGAGAGCTTCAATGACATTATAAAAATCGGTCGGACGCACTTGCAAGATGCCACCCCGCTAACGGTCGGCCAAGAATTCAGCGGCTGGCAAGAAATGCTCCGCAAAAGTGAAAAAATGATCGCAGAAAGCATTGAATACTTAAATGACCTCGCCATCGGCGGCACGGCTGTCGGGACAGGCATCAACGCTCATCCTCAATTCGGGGAAAAAACCGCGGGATTTATCAACGAAGAAACGGGTTTGTCTTTCAAGTCAGCCCCTAATAAGTTTCACGCGCTGACAAGTCACGATGACATTTCCCATGCCCACGGTGCGTTAAAGGCGCTTGCTGCTGACTTAATGAAGATCGCCAATGATGTCCGTTGGCTATCAAGCGGTCCTCGTTCGGGCATTGGCGAGCTCACGATTCCGGCGAACGAACCTGGGAGCTCTATTATGCCGGGCAAAGTGAATCCGACCCAAAGTGAAGCACTCACGATGGTGTGCACACAGGTGATGGGGAATGACGCCACGATCGGCTTTTCCGCCAGCCAAGGGAATTTTGAACTCAACGTCTTCAAGCCAGTAATCATTTACAACTTTTTACAATCTGCCCAGTTGCTCACCGATGCCATGCAATCGTTCCATGACCGTTGCATCGTCGGCATCGAGCCCGAAAAAGAAAACATCGACGCCCACGTTCGAAATTCATTAATGTTGGTTACTGCCCTAAACCCGCACATCGGCTATGAAAAAGCCGCGGCAATCGCGAAAAAAGCACACGTCGAAGGGGTAACGTTAAAAGAAGCCGCTGTTAACAGCGGCGAGCTTACCGAAGAACAGTTTAACGAATGGGTAGACCCTGCGAAAATGGTTCAGCCTTCCGAATAA
- a CDS encoding alpha/beta hydrolase encodes MDGETRSLTFTSDILDQEFELYVYIPPNYHESIAYHLLIAQDGQDAFRLGKIGRNVESMILEEAGPETIVVGVPYPRVSARRKWYHPDGEETPQYLQFLTKELLPFLADQFSIREDADGRTLLGDSLAGSIALLACLEHPDMFKRAIMYSPYVNDTLLSKIDESKDLDTFTIYHTVGTDEEEVKGTDGSIMDFITMHNDLQNRLKNSVSNYRSKIIEEGNHTWFTWEPDLHQALHFMFIIHGE; translated from the coding sequence ATGGATGGAGAAACTCGTTCCTTAACGTTTACCAGCGATATTCTTGATCAAGAATTTGAGCTTTACGTCTACATACCGCCCAATTACCACGAAAGCATCGCTTACCATCTATTGATCGCGCAAGACGGGCAAGATGCTTTTCGGCTTGGAAAAATTGGCCGTAACGTTGAATCGATGATTTTAGAAGAAGCCGGTCCGGAAACAATTGTCGTCGGGGTGCCCTACCCTCGTGTATCTGCCCGGCGCAAGTGGTATCATCCTGATGGAGAAGAGACACCCCAATACTTGCAATTTTTGACGAAGGAACTTCTCCCTTTTCTCGCCGATCAATTTTCTATCCGAGAGGATGCAGACGGGCGCACGCTTTTGGGTGACTCACTAGCCGGGTCGATTGCCTTGCTCGCGTGTTTGGAGCACCCGGACATGTTTAAACGCGCGATTATGTATTCGCCTTACGTCAATGACACCTTGCTTTCCAAAATAGATGAAAGCAAAGATCTCGATACATTTACCATTTATCACACAGTGGGTACTGACGAAGAAGAAGTAAAAGGAACCGACGGATCGATTATGGATTTTATAACGATGCATAACGATCTCCAAAATCGTCTAAAAAACAGTGTTAGCAACTATCGCTCGAAAATCATTGAGGAAGGTAATCATACGTGGTTCACGTGGGAGCCCGACCTACATCAAGCGCTACATTTTATGTTCATCATACATGGGGAGTGA
- a CDS encoding GNAT family N-acetyltransferase, translated as MSVQIANTEEEMQTVREIRSTVFIDEQNVPPEEEWDEYEEQSTHLLAQVSGTWAGAGRVRFSGRAGKAERICVLKQFRGTGVGKEIMQALEDYVASQGAESVILNAQTHAKDFYEVLGYIITSDEFLDAGIPHVAMEKRL; from the coding sequence ATGAGCGTTCAAATTGCAAACACTGAAGAAGAAATGCAAACCGTGCGCGAGATTCGTTCAACGGTTTTTATCGACGAACAAAATGTTCCTCCGGAGGAAGAATGGGATGAATATGAAGAGCAAAGCACCCATCTTCTCGCTCAAGTGTCCGGCACATGGGCAGGTGCCGGCCGGGTCCGTTTCTCCGGGCGCGCTGGCAAAGCAGAGCGAATCTGCGTGCTAAAACAATTTCGCGGCACCGGCGTCGGAAAAGAAATCATGCAAGCACTTGAAGATTATGTTGCTTCGCAAGGCGCGGAGTCGGTTATTCTTAACGCGCAAACTCATGCAAAAGATTTCTATGAAGTATTAGGTTATATCATCACGTCAGACGAATTTCTGGACGCTGGCATCCCTCATGTCGCGATGGAAAAACGATTGTAA
- a CDS encoding GntR family transcriptional regulator, translating to MEHLKKSSLKHQIAEEIRKAIFKGQLSPGEKVTETKLSVNLGVSRGPVREAIQLLVMEGLLISTAYKETKVSHITTEEVTELLVPMRINIETFALKTLPTWNEQNFENFERVVELMRRASTFNDHPLFSDLDMQFHELIIRASNMSNVSNLWDAIFNRMRLLFTYQSESAWDLKKFTEAHSDLLNVFKTKDVDHAIRCLKEHIIEYR from the coding sequence ATGGAACACCTTAAGAAAAGTTCGCTAAAACATCAAATAGCCGAGGAAATCAGAAAAGCCATCTTTAAAGGTCAACTCAGCCCGGGAGAAAAAGTGACAGAAACAAAATTATCCGTTAATTTGGGCGTGAGCAGAGGACCTGTACGTGAAGCCATACAATTATTGGTTATGGAAGGGCTTCTGATTTCCACAGCCTATAAAGAAACGAAAGTAAGCCATATTACAACAGAAGAAGTGACGGAGTTGCTGGTTCCCATGAGAATTAATATTGAAACATTTGCTTTGAAAACACTACCGACATGGAATGAGCAAAATTTCGAAAACTTCGAGAGGGTTGTAGAGCTAATGAGACGCGCGTCAACATTTAATGATCATCCCCTTTTTAGTGACTTGGATATGCAATTTCACGAATTGATTATCCGTGCCTCTAATATGAGTAATGTTTCAAATTTATGGGATGCTATTTTTAATCGCATGCGTTTGCTTTTTACATACCAAAGCGAATCAGCTTGGGATTTAAAAAAATTTACAGAAGCTCACAGTGATTTATTGAATGTTTTTAAAACGAAAGACGTCGACCATGCTATTCGGTGTTTAAAAGAACACATTATTGAATACAGATAA
- a CDS encoding thiamine pyrophosphate-binding protein, with protein sequence MNHQTPFTVSEAIVKELVRYEVEVVYGIVSIHNMPIYDAILRVGNIRLITARGESGAVNMADAYARATGKLGVVITSTGAGAGNAAGSLTETWNSGTPLLHITGEADSYYIGTDQRYIHEAKDQLKMMDGVSKQAYVLKRPKQITPFIQQAMNEALAIPTGPVTVSIPTNFQNEIIPDNQLVKANTTKVEMDVEIPADVIKKIQEANRPVIWAGKGVIASGASDELKTFVDLIQPAVITSEAGKGSIPENHPLCIGNFAATPQVEALLKTSDLLISIGTRFRGEETNDWTLPIPNNHINIDAASHAFNRNFDTFYGLVGDAGSILKALNNTLIDQSISPDPAYVDEIESIRQDVRNHLRRAIGSYGDIADIMRERMPVDTILVRDVTIPAYTWGNKLIDIYEPETSIHATGGGIGQGLPMAIGAKIGQKKKPVVLMAGDGGFMVNVGEMMTAVQEDAPITILLFDDGGYGILRYLQEAAYGRRTSVDLQNPDFIMMARSMGFEAEKVVSVDGFKKGLEEAFVSQKPSMIVIDMQALPMAYEESEAYIQSFRSKS encoded by the coding sequence ATGAATCATCAAACACCGTTTACGGTTTCAGAGGCCATTGTAAAAGAACTTGTCCGGTATGAGGTTGAAGTCGTCTATGGTATCGTCAGTATCCATAACATGCCGATCTATGATGCGATTCTGCGGGTTGGGAATATCCGCCTTATTACAGCACGAGGAGAAAGTGGGGCGGTCAATATGGCTGACGCTTATGCACGCGCCACAGGCAAGCTGGGCGTCGTCATCACAAGTACGGGTGCCGGTGCGGGCAATGCGGCCGGTTCCCTGACCGAAACATGGAATTCCGGAACGCCGCTTCTACATATAACCGGAGAGGCCGATTCGTATTATATCGGAACGGATCAGCGGTACATCCATGAAGCCAAAGATCAGTTGAAAATGATGGATGGTGTCAGTAAACAAGCCTATGTGTTGAAGCGCCCGAAACAAATCACACCGTTTATCCAACAAGCAATGAATGAGGCTTTAGCGATTCCGACAGGACCTGTGACGGTGTCCATCCCTACTAATTTTCAAAATGAGATCATTCCGGATAACCAGTTGGTGAAAGCCAACACAACTAAAGTGGAAATGGATGTGGAAATTCCAGCAGATGTTATAAAAAAAATCCAGGAAGCGAATCGACCGGTTATTTGGGCAGGAAAAGGTGTTATTGCTTCGGGCGCTTCCGATGAACTCAAAACATTTGTGGACTTGATACAACCCGCTGTTATCACCAGTGAAGCAGGCAAAGGGTCCATACCTGAAAATCATCCGTTATGTATAGGAAATTTTGCAGCGACACCTCAAGTCGAGGCGTTGTTGAAGACATCCGATTTACTGATTAGCATCGGTACTCGCTTTCGTGGTGAAGAAACCAATGATTGGACGTTGCCGATACCAAATAATCATATCAATATAGATGCGGCTTCACACGCGTTTAATCGTAATTTCGATACATTTTACGGATTGGTGGGGGATGCGGGGTCTATCCTAAAAGCGTTAAACAACACCTTGATTGATCAATCTATTTCCCCGGATCCGGCCTATGTGGATGAAATTGAGTCCATTCGCCAAGACGTCAGGAATCATCTTCGTCGTGCCATCGGTTCATATGGTGATATCGCGGATATAATGCGCGAGCGTATGCCGGTAGATACCATTTTGGTCAGAGATGTGACGATACCGGCTTATACATGGGGAAATAAGCTGATCGATATTTATGAGCCCGAGACGTCGATTCATGCAACCGGTGGCGGCATTGGCCAAGGCTTGCCAATGGCGATCGGGGCGAAGATTGGCCAGAAAAAGAAACCTGTCGTCTTAATGGCGGGAGATGGTGGTTTCATGGTGAATGTCGGTGAAATGATGACCGCCGTTCAGGAAGATGCACCGATCACGATTCTTTTATTCGATGACGGTGGCTACGGTATTTTAAGATATTTGCAGGAAGCGGCTTACGGTCGACGCACGTCCGTAGATTTGCAAAATCCCGATTTCATCATGATGGCAAGGTCCATGGGCTTTGAAGCCGAGAAGGTAGTCTCCGTGGATGGTTTTAAAAAAGGCTTGGAAGAGGCATTCGTTAGCCAAAAGCCTTCGATGATCGTCATTGATATGCAGGCATTACCGATGGCATATGAGGAGTCTGAGGCATACATTCAATCATTCCGATCGAAATCATAA
- a CDS encoding Glu/Leu/Phe/Val family dehydrogenase: protein MIKPYLVVEWNDTETDAQGWLVVHNFVNGYTGGGTRMHPSVTKEEVVRLAEAMAYKYVASESETTGGCKSGIAYDYKAPDASAVLRRFLIAMMPYIDIGVSLGSDLGTNYEAILEIYHEFGIDIPMTKSMKQNQNVLQGIKRYDELLTTRMDGLLLNDVVTGYGAAFSADEAWTLKRGQEEAKVVIQGFGSVGASCALKLSQLGYKIVGISDANLLVTCDEGLGVQKLIDHKNEYGEMDETKFKSHYTVRSNTEWLDVDCDILIPSALEDVINKHNADMVKANLIVEAANIPISSEGDEIIKQRGIDIVNDFVANLGAIRFYETVIFGLINPNSQAVIDDIEQLCRKNTHHLFEKSKEQSSYQRDVAYEIFRPSASGLLEYMEPSQMDTSY, encoded by the coding sequence ATGATAAAACCATATCTAGTTGTGGAATGGAATGATACCGAAACAGATGCACAAGGATGGCTGGTTGTTCACAATTTCGTAAACGGTTATACAGGCGGCGGTACGAGAATGCATCCATCTGTGACGAAAGAAGAGGTTGTACGGTTAGCCGAAGCGATGGCTTACAAATATGTTGCCAGTGAAAGTGAAACGACCGGAGGGTGTAAATCGGGAATTGCCTATGATTATAAAGCACCGGATGCATCAGCCGTATTAAGAAGATTTCTGATTGCAATGATGCCCTATATTGACATCGGAGTATCTTTGGGTAGTGATTTAGGGACAAACTATGAAGCTATACTCGAAATTTATCATGAATTTGGCATTGATATCCCCATGACGAAATCTATGAAACAAAATCAAAACGTTCTGCAAGGGATAAAGCGTTATGACGAATTATTGACGACCAGAATGGACGGATTGCTGTTAAATGATGTTGTTACAGGATATGGGGCGGCATTCTCGGCAGATGAAGCTTGGACATTAAAAAGAGGCCAAGAAGAGGCAAAAGTTGTTATTCAAGGATTTGGCAGTGTAGGCGCGAGTTGTGCATTGAAATTGTCTCAATTAGGTTATAAAATCGTTGGGATCTCGGATGCAAATCTTTTAGTTACGTGTGACGAGGGTTTGGGTGTTCAGAAACTGATTGATCATAAAAATGAATACGGCGAGATGGATGAGACCAAGTTTAAATCCCACTACACTGTAAGGTCTAACACGGAATGGCTCGATGTGGACTGTGATATATTAATTCCATCAGCATTAGAAGATGTTATTAACAAGCATAATGCTGATATGGTTAAAGCAAATTTGATTGTGGAAGCAGCAAATATTCCGATTTCTTCAGAAGGGGACGAAATTATTAAGCAAAGAGGAATTGATATTGTCAATGATTTTGTGGCTAATCTAGGGGCTATAAGGTTTTATGAGACCGTTATTTTTGGACTCATTAACCCTAATTCGCAAGCTGTCATCGATGATATTGAACAATTGTGCCGGAAAAATACACATCATTTATTTGAGAAAAGTAAAGAGCAAAGCAGTTATCAAAGAGATGTCGCTTATGAGATATTCAGGCCGTCCGCTAGCGGTTTATTGGAATACATGGAACCATCCCAAATGGACACTTCCTATTAA
- a CDS encoding NAD(P)/FAD-dependent oxidoreductase: MPQQQEIYDVTIIGGGPAGLFAAFYGGMRQLKVKVIESMPELGGQLAALYPEKYIYDVAGFPEITGQGLVDQLKAQAMQFEPAIVLNETLQEIEKDEEGLFTLSTEENVHFSKTILVTAGVGAFQPRRLALDNAQRYENKNLHYFIDDLNQFEGKNVFVCGGGDSAVDWALMLEPIAKNVHLCHRRSKFRAHEHSVEKLRRSNVNVLTPYKIEEIIGDDQALNKIVIQEANGDKQEGHEIDDLIVNYGFISSLGPIKNWGLEIGKHSVVVNSKMETNIEGIFAAGDITTYEGKVKLIATGFGEAPTAISNVTAYLDPNSRLQPQHSTNLFPKIGQA, encoded by the coding sequence TTGCCTCAACAGCAGGAGATTTATGATGTAACTATCATCGGGGGCGGGCCGGCAGGGTTATTTGCTGCCTTTTATGGCGGCATGCGTCAATTAAAAGTGAAAGTTATTGAAAGCATGCCGGAACTCGGCGGGCAGCTAGCTGCGTTGTATCCCGAAAAATATATTTATGATGTGGCCGGTTTTCCAGAGATAACCGGACAGGGGCTTGTAGATCAATTAAAGGCACAAGCGATGCAATTTGAACCAGCCATCGTATTAAATGAAACACTGCAAGAGATTGAAAAAGACGAGGAAGGATTGTTTACCCTGTCTACGGAGGAAAACGTTCACTTTTCCAAGACGATCTTGGTCACAGCTGGTGTCGGTGCCTTTCAACCACGCCGATTAGCATTGGATAATGCCCAAAGGTATGAAAACAAAAACCTTCATTATTTTATTGACGACCTTAACCAGTTTGAAGGCAAAAATGTCTTTGTTTGTGGCGGTGGAGATTCGGCTGTGGATTGGGCGTTAATGCTTGAACCGATTGCAAAAAACGTACACTTGTGTCATCGACGAAGCAAATTCAGAGCTCATGAACATAGTGTGGAAAAACTTAGGCGATCAAACGTTAATGTGTTGACCCCTTATAAAATTGAGGAAATTATTGGGGACGATCAGGCATTGAACAAAATCGTCATTCAAGAAGCCAATGGAGACAAGCAAGAAGGGCATGAAATTGATGATCTGATTGTGAACTACGGGTTTATATCATCCCTGGGGCCGATTAAAAATTGGGGGCTGGAGATCGGGAAGCATTCGGTTGTTGTTAATTCTAAAATGGAGACCAATATCGAGGGTATTTTTGCGGCCGGAGATATAACAACGTATGAAGGAAAAGTTAAGCTCATTGCCACCGGGTTTGGAGAAGCACCAACAGCCATAAGCAATGTGACGGCCTACCTTGATCCAAATAGCCGTCTACAGCCGCAACACAGCACCAACCTGTTCCCGAAAATAGGGCAGGCTTAA
- a CDS encoding Rieske (2Fe-2S) protein — protein MKEVVCKKEDLSPGNIMSANVGPIPIVLCRTPDGEFYAYTNKCIHQGAPMSEGVLCGASAPTDTPGEYRYEKEGEILRCPWHGMEFDIKNEGRMLVDSNRKLGNFNVSFDGNDVVVSTKK, from the coding sequence ATGAAAGAAGTGGTGTGCAAAAAAGAAGATTTATCCCCCGGGAACATCATGAGCGCCAATGTAGGTCCGATACCGATCGTTTTGTGCCGCACACCTGACGGAGAATTTTATGCCTATACGAACAAATGTATCCATCAAGGAGCGCCTATGTCGGAAGGTGTGTTATGTGGGGCCTCAGCTCCCACGGATACACCTGGAGAATACCGCTACGAGAAAGAAGGCGAGATTCTTCGTTGCCCTTGGCACGGGATGGAATTTGACATCAAAAATGAGGGGCGCATGCTTGTCGATAGCAATCGTAAGCTTGGGAATTTCAATGTGTCATTCGATGGAAATGATGTGGTCGTTTCTACGAAGAAATAA
- a CDS encoding amidohydrolase family protein, whose amino-acid sequence MAASKQQKRPIIDMDIHERATYNDLLPYLDNPWKRYITDSNWVQEKHLPYPIPGAAGLDRADAKVPDGRPAGNDLSFMQQQLLDDVGHEAGILTGAGDPSPSSMNGWYEMAVALATAYNDWVIENWLEKDDRLYGSVHVAAQNPESAVREIERVGSHPKMVQVLLPIDNRPWGDPYYHPIFEAAERYNLVIGMHHQEPPNYFGNFPRYFVEWHSVMPNTHMIQISSMIFNGVFEKYPNLKLAMIEAGFTYIPAFIRKMDQQYKELRHEVPWVKRMPSDIVKDHVRVTTQPVDELTRDEFLKFIDLMGSDEIVCFSTDYPHWDYDSPFRALPPLGEELEKKIFAENARKLYPKLPERKATQ is encoded by the coding sequence ATGGCAGCGAGCAAGCAGCAAAAACGTCCAATTATTGATATGGATATCCACGAAAGGGCGACTTACAATGACCTGCTACCTTACTTGGATAACCCTTGGAAAAGATATATAACCGATAGTAATTGGGTTCAGGAAAAACACCTTCCCTATCCTATACCAGGAGCCGCCGGCCTGGATCGCGCAGATGCTAAAGTTCCTGACGGTCGTCCGGCAGGAAACGATCTTTCATTTATGCAACAACAGTTGCTCGATGATGTTGGACATGAAGCCGGTATTTTAACGGGAGCCGGTGATCCCTCTCCATCATCGATGAATGGTTGGTATGAAATGGCTGTAGCGCTAGCTACCGCCTACAATGATTGGGTAATTGAAAATTGGCTAGAGAAAGACGATCGATTGTATGGGTCTGTACACGTTGCGGCCCAGAACCCTGAATCTGCTGTCAGGGAAATCGAACGGGTTGGCTCCCACCCGAAAATGGTACAAGTGTTGTTGCCGATTGATAATCGGCCATGGGGAGACCCTTATTATCATCCGATTTTTGAGGCAGCTGAACGCTATAATTTGGTGATCGGTATGCATCATCAAGAACCACCGAATTATTTTGGCAATTTCCCGCGATACTTTGTTGAATGGCATTCCGTCATGCCAAATACGCATATGATTCAGATTAGCAGTATGATTTTTAATGGCGTTTTTGAAAAATACCCAAATCTTAAGTTGGCGATGATCGAAGCTGGCTTCACATATATCCCTGCTTTTATAAGGAAAATGGATCAGCAATATAAAGAACTTCGTCATGAAGTCCCATGGGTGAAACGGATGCCGAGCGATATTGTCAAGGATCATGTTCGCGTTACGACCCAACCTGTCGATGAGCTAACACGGGATGAATTCCTAAAGTTTATTGATCTTATGGGTTCGGATGAGATCGTTTGCTTTTCAACAGATTATCCCCATTGGGATTATGACTCCCCATTTCGGGCACTTCCACCTCTCGGGGAGGAGCTGGAAAAAAAGATTTTTGCAGAGAATGCCAGAAAACTATACCCGAAATTACCAGAAAGGAAAGCTACACAATGA